The nucleotide sequence GAAACATATTAAATGCCTGATTTATGTTTGGAAAACCAAAGCACAGAGATGAGAACTTGCCCATTCTGTCCTTATACCACCTACCCCTCATCACTCCATTGCTCCGTGGAACTGGACTCCTAGGGCCAAGGATGGATGGACATTCTTGACGGCTTTGTATGTTGTTTTTCTCAGCAGATCTTAACCTCTTCAACTCTGTCTAGGATGCTGCGTCAGTATGTTCGCCAGTTTCGTCAGGGGCTGGTCCGCAAGTGGCCACTGGAGCCCCGGGAGGAGTCTGAGAGTCACAGAGCTCCTCCGAGCATCCTCGACCTGGTGATCGTGGGTGTGTGCAGAACTCTGGGGGCTGGCGTGTACGTCCTGATTGGTGTCATAACCCTGCTCATCGCTGGACCAGCGATCGTCATCTGCTTTTTGGGGGTCGCCCTGTCTTCTGTGTTGTCTGAATTCTGCTATGCCGAATATTGGTCCTATGTACCACGCTCCGGTTCTGTGTATCTTTACAGTGTCATCGCCATGGGAAAACTGTGCGCCTTCATCATTGGCTGGAACATCTTACTGTATTTAGTGGCTGGTGAGAtgatggggagggggatgatgTGGGGCTTAAGATCAGGAAACTAGGAGGGTAACTGGGATCTTCACTCATTCATAAACACTGTTAAGGAGCTTGTAGAAGGAAGCTCCAGAAAGCCCCACAGCTTCACTGTACTGAGCTAGCCTGTTTTCTTTAAACATGGGCTGAGAACCCAGAGGAAAGGGCACTGTCGGGGGTGGGTGAGAGGGAGGCAGTTCCCACAGTCTCCTCCCCTCACCGTATGGAAGTCTCTGCTCAGCTGTTgccttcatgggattttcctttaCCACTTGATTTAAAATGTCAGTCCTCATCTCTCAGCCCTCCTGGTCCCACTTCCAAGAAAAGTGTTCTTTTCTTGCAAAACTTTGATCTCTTCCTAACATTAAATAGTTGACCTATTTTTGAATCATCTATTCTTCTCTCCCCAATCCCATGAAAAGAAACTATTTGAGAGTGAGTATTTTGTCTGTTTCCACCCTAAATACATCCCAGGGTGCATTGTAGGGGTTTAATTATTGTCCATTAATCTCCGTTCTGCCACTGCAGCTGCTTCCTGCGTGACCAGGGCTTGGAGTTACACCTTCGACAGCCTCATTGGGAACCACATCTCTAAGGCGTTAGAGAGAACTTTCTCTCCACACATGCCCTCTTTTCTGGCCCCGTACCCACACTTCATTGCCCTGGGCCTGGTGCTGCTGATGACTGGTGAGAAGGGGTCAGACATGGGATGGGAAGAGTGGGGTTTGAAGGGGGAACTGGTGTTGGAAAGTTGTGGGGTGGCAGAAGGTAAAATTAGGACTGGAAAGAAGGATCAGAGTTATGAGTAAGGGCAGCAAGGCACACAGACCATTGCTTTCCCACCCTGGCACCCTTGACACTTGGTGATGCTTCATCTTTTGGTCTTGAGGGCTGTCCTGAACTTCAcactgtagggttttttttttttttttttttaataaatcatagTCGAATGATGAGTTGCATCCCCAGCCTTACTCACTAGATACTGGTGCTAAATTGTGATCATcagaatgtctccagacattgtcaaACATCTCTTGAGTGACAAAATCACCCCAGCTCGGAATCATTTATTTAGAATGACAAAGTTCTTCCTCTGTGTTgagaccagattttttttttaattgagaggcTATTCTCATAGCATAAAACTGATTTAttgtctttcagttttattgagatataattgacctacaacattgtctatgtttaaggtgtacagagTGATGATTTGACAGATGTGTGTTGTGAGGTGACTGGTACAGTAAGAAATTAGCCATCTTAAAGTGCTTGTGTctgcatgggtgctcagtcatttcagttatgtgcgactcctggtgaccccatggactgtagcccatcaggttcctctgtccatgggcttctccaggcaagaatactggagtgggttgtcatgccctcctccaggggatcttcctgatccaggaattgaacatgcATCTTCTTCTTCTGTATTTCGGGCAGgctttttactgctgagtcaccagggaagacccttaaAGTGTAGAGTCCAGAGGGACTTAGTCCCTTCACAGTGTGACGACCATCATCTCCATCTAGTTCCAAACATGTTCATCTccccaaaaggaaaccctgtACCCACCAAACGGTCATTATCCACCCATCCACCACACCCCCACCACCCTcaagccctggcaaccactggcCTGCTTTCTGTGTCTATGGGTTTAATTACCTTGGATGTCTCATATTCCATCTTTCCCACAGGACTACTGGTTCTGGGAGCTCGTGTGACAACCCTGATTATCAAAGTGTCCACAGGCTTGAACCTTTTTATTCCAATCTTCATGATCCTCTCTGGCTTCATTAAGGGAGACCTGCACAACTGGCAGCTCACAGAACAGGACTACAGATCAAACACATCTGGATCCAGCAGCACCTTTAGGTCAGGAGGGTCCTCTGGGTAATACATGGGTGGTGTTGGTGCAGAGCTGGGAACACGGTGGGGACTAAAGATATCTGGGCTGGTGGATCCAGGTGATGGGGGTCCTGGAGCCCAGGACTTGTGATATGAAGGGAGGAGCCCAGTAGAGATGGCTGAACACACCTCATGCAcgttcttcctctttccttcttttaccaTAGGTTGGGCCCTCTGGGTTCTGGAGGGTTTGTGCCCTTTGGCTTGAAGGGATTGTCCAAGGAGCAGCTATACTTTTCACCTTCTATTTTGGTGTTCATGGCATTGTCACTGACGGTAACATGGTCACTGTGTGTCCCATCAGGGGTGTGGGCACTGGTTGGGCTGCCCCTGGGCATAGGGGTTGGTAAAAGgtaagaccctgatactgggaaagattgaggacataggagaaggggaccacagaggatgagatggttggatgacttcaccgactcaatggacatgagtttgaggaaactcagggagctagtgaaggacagggaagcctggcacgctgcagtccatgaggctgcaaagagtcgtacatgactgagtaactaaacaacaaaatcctgCTTTCGGACTTGCGAGAGGAAAGGGGATTTTCTGCTTTCATTCCAGTATCTTTCCTGACCCAGTACTTGCTCCTGTCCTGCAGGGAAGGAAGCCCCAAATCCTCAGCGTTCCATCTCCTTGAGCTTGGTGGTCTCCATCTTCATCGGCTGCCTGGCGTACTCTGGGGTCTCCGCGGCGCTCACCCTCATGGTGCCCTACTACCTGATATACCCCTACAGCCCCTTGCCGCAGGCTTTTCTCCAGGTCGGATGGGACCCGGCTGGATATGTCATGGCTGTTGTCTTACTGTGTACTGTTTTATACAGGTGAGCGTCCTGGTTTTCTCCCCATCTACTGTCAGATGCTCAGGTACCCCAGCCCCTGGGATTGAGAGACAAAATGAAGGATACCATGTAGACAGGAGCCATGTAGACTGGGAACCGAGGGCGCCCTGGTCTCTCCTGCTTCTGCACACCCTCTCACATTTTCTATCTTCTCTTCCAGCTTCCTATGTGCCATGTTCTTCATGTTTCAGTTGACCTGCACAATGGCAGTTGACGGGCTCCTTTTCCGAGCTCTTGCCCAGATCCACACCCATACTGGCACCCCCATCATGGCCATCTTGGCTTCTGGAACTCTTACAGGTGAATAAAGGAAaccttttctttactttttaaaaaaaataattctatgtatttatttttaatgattgatgattgctttacaaaattgatTTGAtatctgtcatacatcaacatgaaccagccataagtATATCTATGAACCTTCCctcctgagtctccctcccacctctcacccctctaggttattacagagccccgttttgagctccctgagtcatacagaaaatttccatTGGCTGTCAAATTTGCATAcgttagtgtatatgcttccatgctacccTGCattcatttcaccctctccttctctcctgcccttgtccgtcagtctgttttccatgtctgcatctccatggCTGCCCTgtgaataggttcatcagtaccatctttctcgagtccatatatatgcattaatatgtgatgtttgttcttctctttataacttacttcactctgaataataggctctaggttcatcctcctcattagaactgactcaaatgtgttcctttttatgactgaatagtattccactgtatatgtatattccacagcttctttatccattcatccatcaatggatcATTCTTTGACCAATTTCTTTAACATGAATGTTTCAAGGGAATTTTCACTCCCTCCCCTAACCCTCATTTTAGGGCTCACAGCATCACTCCTCAGGATCCTCGATCTGGTGAAACTCATGTCAGCCGGGATCCTGCCTGCTTACACTCTTGTGGCTGTTTTCATACTTGTCCTCAGGTGAGACCCACTAACCTTGGCTGAGAGCCTTGGACTCTTGGGGTTGATGGGAAGGTGATCCTCTTCTGCCTTCTTGCTGCCTTCTATATGTCTCACTAGGCTTAAGGCAAGAACGAGGTAGATTATACTGTCTGATGTTAGGGTAGGGCCTGCTGTGAATACTGCCCTGATATCTCTCCTTCAGGTACCAACCAGACCAGATTTTAAGCAAGAGGGAGGAAACAGAGGAGGGAAATGAGATTTCTGGTCATGAAGCAAGTCTTTCAGAACCTGTACCTGAAGCAGGACCCTTAGTGATTCTAAAGAGTCTGTGGTTCCCTACCAGCACCACCCCCACCCAGATATCTGGGCAGATTGTCTATGGATGTGCCTCTCTGCTTGGTGAGCAGTGGGATTTCTCTTTGGTCATATTCTGAAATTGACAAGATAGGTTGGGATTCTGTGTCTTTGGCAGTTGAGAAGGGGTCTTGGAGATACAATGGCCCTTCCTGAGGtgggcagcctggggaggggtgTGACCCAAGGTCCTGACATCTTTGTCTTCTGGGTCCAGCCTGTTCTCCTCCTCCTTGACCCTTGCAGTTCTCCTGCTGAGCATCCTGAGCCTGATTTTGGCCCAGTGGCCCACACGTGTGTTCTCTGGAGACCCTGTGCTCACAACagtggctgtgctgctgctgctgctcatcaCTGGGGTGACAGTCATCATCTGGAGGCAGCCCCAGGACCCCAGTCCTCTTACATTCAGGGTAGGTGGCCTTTTGTGTCCAAAGTGTCCACCTTGAGTGAATGAAGCCTGGGTGATTGAGCTTTAAACTTCTTTGTTGGACCTGGAAATAAAGAGAGTTGCTAAAACCAATGAACCCTTCCTGGATCCACACTCGCTGCTTTACAGACCCAGTCTGGGCAGGCACTGAACACACAGCCTGAATAAGCCTGGAGTCTTCCCACACCATGGGGCAGGTCTCCCTTTCAGACGTCTGGGCTGTGTTCAGGAATGAACTGACTCTGCCCACAGGTTCCTGCTCTGCCTGTCCTCCCACTGGTGAGCATCTTTGTGAACATTTACTTTATGATGCAGATAACTTCTGGGACCTGGATCTTATTTGGCATCTGGATGGCGATTGGTAAGAGGCTTTTTAGGGTGACGAGTCTTCTTGAGTGACCGAATCCAATCCTCTTCCTAGAAGCCCTCCCCAAAACTGTCAGATGCCATAACAGGAAGCCTACTGGGCATTTGTTGGTGAAGAGAGCACTTACTTTTCCTATTCATTGTCTCATTTTCTTACTAGGATCTGTCATATACTTAGGATATGAGATCCAACACAGACTGGCAAGGAACAAACATGAACAGCCACCAGCCTCCACCCTCCAGACTCTGGATTAAAACATCCCCAGTGCTGAATCTGCCTAACTCAAGGAAATTGATGCTGTGTGGAATCCCTCCAAACCCTGGAGGTATCTTCTGGTTTAAGGGGCACTTTGAGCCTCTGTGGAGTGTGAACATGGGATGCA is from Bos indicus isolate NIAB-ARS_2022 breed Sahiwal x Tharparkar chromosome 18, NIAB-ARS_B.indTharparkar_mat_pri_1.0, whole genome shotgun sequence and encodes:
- the LOC109571836 gene encoding cationic amino acid transporter 3-like; this translates as MVPYYLIYPYSPLPQAFLQVGWDPAGYVMAVVLLCTVLYSFLCAMFFMFQLTCTMAVDGLLFRALAQIHTHTGTPIMAILASGTLTGLTASLLRILDLVKLMSAGILPAYTLVAVFILVLRYQPDQILSKREETEEGNEISGHEASLSEPVPEAGPLVILKSLWFPTSTTPTQISGQIVYGCASLLVLLLSILSLILAQWPTRVFSGDPVLTTVAVLLLLLITGVTVIIWRQPQDPSPLTFRVPALPVLPLVSIFVNIYFMMQITSGTWILFGIWMAIGSVIYLGYEIQHRLARNKHEQPPASTLQTLD